Proteins encoded together in one Penicillium digitatum chromosome 1, complete sequence window:
- a CDS encoding Aspergillopepsin, putative has translation MKFAVAIISATLLSRSIIASPLTHRRQVESEMHRYTQAPRRTTRPHSPGTSEVFYLNQTAQETYSSNWAGAVLIGAGYTSVSGEMVVPIPRLPNDANSYTNYCASAWVGIDGDTCSRAILQTGIDFCIQGGSTSYSAWYEWYPDFSHDFSNIQISAGNVIRMIVNATSKSSGSATIENLSTGASITHAFRKGLGGDLCEFNAEWIVEDFSVNNALAPFANFGNVVFSNAVASRNGNTYGPSGAIIMDIYQDRIFTSSSVTENTVTVSYI, from the coding sequence ATGAAGTTCGCTGTTGCAATAATCAGTGCTACGCTTCTTTCCAGATCTATCATCGCCTCTCCACTCACTCATCGCCGACAGGTAGAAAGTGAAATGCATCGATATACCCAAGCTCCGCGCCGCACAACCCGGCCTCATAGTCCAGGCACCTCGGAAGTATTCTATCTGAATCAAACGGCTCAGGAGACTTACAGCTCAAACTGGGCTGGGGCTGTGCTTATTGGTGCAGGATACACTTCAGTATCCGGAGAGATGGTTGTTCCTATACCCCGACTCCCGAATGATGCAAATTCTTATACGAATTACTGCGCCTCCGCATGGGTTGGCATTGACGGTGATACTTGCAGTAGGGCCATTCTACAAACAGGAATCGATTTCTGTATTCAAGGAGGCTCTACATCATATAGCGCGTGGTACGAATGGTATCCAGACTTTTCCCATGACTTTAGCAATATCCAAATCTCGGCTGGGAATGTGATCAGAATGATAGTCAATGCAACTTCGAAAAGTTCTGGCTCTGCTACTATTGAGAATCTATCGACTGGCGCATCTATCACGCATGCATTCCGTAAAGGCCTTGGGGGTGACCTATGTGAGTTCAATGCCGAATGGATTGTGGAGGACTTTTCTGTAAACAATGCATTGGCTCCTTTTGCCAACTTTGGCAACGTGGTATTCTCCAATGCAGTTGCCTCGCGCAATGGGAACACTTACGGACCATCGGGCGCAATTATAATGGACATCTATCAAGATCGGATTTTCACGTCTTCTTCTGTCACTGAAAACACTGTCACTGTCAGTTACATTTAG
- a CDS encoding reverse transcriptase, protein MASFLSDKAVQKADVIAVQEPWINSQSTTTHYPNKATQTSLPKELEGERARVCSKAKATAAAERLLDIAGIHNLSLTTETGSPTWRRNEQASVLDLTFVSNTLAERVVECQVGTDHGSDHYPVVTTIDIADDVEAECQAFIQIINDAVDISTPWAIPSQWANPSFTPECQEAVKEVRQLRRRHERTGDPYDKELYKAARNRKTRLIKIALRRYHRRKVQEVIEEGPGGMWRMSKWARNRQGAYDQGVTPSIKIPGGLAETVEEKAAAFQQAFFPVPPPADLSDIDSKVINHDPTEINRGPIRFPEITHQEIKQAVKASPPDKAPGEDGLPNSLWHKLIEIPTVLDTISRIYNACIRLDLVEGCEGVKTSGWVDDVAFIVIGKDEHETISKLQKACQYADAWAARHASVFDPKKYALIHFVNPESGGEEHTPLVLQGTTVQATTTAERYLGVWLDPGLTFQHHRQQMLAKAGVSLQALRGLTGSTWGASLSAMRAIYQAVMIPQMLFGAAAWHSPLTSTLRERSYVKQFANIQSRAACLMSGAFKTTAREALDIELHLLPMQQQLDRLVQLAAIRIRTGPAYAVPKTMLVERGHMQKQRGGYTPMEAQTWKKGGCLTTPLGPLASTWESRKAYIQAPWTKPPRVYIEERERAINTHKRTTEQLYAPARLYTDGSGYQGGIGAAVYPAYPYRRNEARLCNMGTDDDATVYAAELRAIEMALEVIKERFNDDNEWRDCLAKSGVVIFTDNQATLRAIQNPRMPSGQGLRKATTSVLIQLRTGIIGLAEYLSKIKRSDSPRCQCDLGNQSVKHVLLECPLLKELRSEMVEELFMEGVSTTLGEQAMLTEVKAAPIVAKFMIASGLLGQFQSVDSVAMGKEQGEEDSKPKPTQDTANVGETGNTSQWPGARSAEVTSHQRTWRTTHAADEDEEAWRHDPNLFVFDLPE, encoded by the exons atggcctcatttctgtcagacaaagcagtccagaaagcggatgtgattgcggttcaggaaccctggatcaactctcaatcaacaacaacccactacccaaacaaggccacccaaACTAGTCTtccgaaggagttggaaggtgaacgagccagggtct gttccaaagcgaaagcgaccgcagcagcagagagacttttagatatcgcggggattcataatctgtcactgacgacagagactggatcaccgacatggcgaagaaacgagcaggcatcggtcctagatctcacctttgtcagtaacacactagcagagagggtggttgaatgccaggtcggtaccgatcatgggtcggatcactacccagtagtgacaacaatcgacatcg ccgacgatgtggaggctgagtgccaagcattcatccaaatcatcaacgacgcagtcgatatctctacaccatgggcgatcccttcgcagtgggcaaatcccagcttcacaccagagtgtcaggaagcagtcaaagaagttcgacagctccgccgtcgacacgaacggacaggggacccttacgacaaagagctatacaaagcagcacgaaaccggaagacccggctgatcaagatcgcgctccgtcgataccaccgccgtaaggtacaggaggttatcgaggagggtcctggcggtatgtggaggatgagcaaatgggcaagaaatcggcagggggcatatgaccagggggtcacgccgtcaatcaagataccagggggactagccgagacagtcgaagagaaagcagctgctttccagcaagctttcttcccagtaccgccaccggcagatctctctgacatcgattcgaaggtgatcaaccatgatccgacggagatcaatcgagggccaatccgcttcccagagatcacacaccaagagatcaaacaggcagtcaaagcatcgccaccagacaaagcgccaggagaggacggccttccgaactccctatggcataagcttattgagataccgacagtactcgacaccatctctcgaatttacaacgcgtgcatacggcttg atctggtagagggctgtgagggtgtgaagacaagtggatgggtagacgacgttgccttcattgtcatcgggaaggatgagcatgaaaccatctcaaagctgcaaaaggcatgccaatatgccgacgcctgggcagctaggcatgcctcggtgttcgatcctaagaagtatgcccttatccacttcgttaacccggaatctgggggggaagagcacacaccactagtactgcagggcaccacagtacaggccaccacaacagcggagcggtacctcggggtctggctagacccagggttaactttccagcaccaccggcagcaaatgcttgctaaggccggcgtcagtttacaagcactaagaggactgactggctccacatggggagcatctctctccgctatgcgtgctatctaccaagcagtgatgatcccacagatgctcttcggagcagctgcctggcactcaccgctgaccagcacactaagagaacgaagctacgtgaaacaatttgcaaacatccagtcaagggcagcctgtttaatgagcggtgccttcaaaacaactgctagggaggcactggatattgaactgcatttgctacctatgcagcagcagcttgaccggctagtccagttggctgctattcgtatacgtacaggcccggcatacgcagtgccgaaaacaatgctagtggagagaggacacatgcaaaagcaaaggggggggtatacaccgatggaggcccaaacctggaagaagggtggctgcctcactacacccttggggccattggcgagtacttgggagagcaggaaggcatacatccaggcaccatggaccaagccaccaagggtatacattgaggagagagagcgagcaataaacacacacaagcgaaccaccgaacaactctatgcaccagcaaggctctataccgatgggagcgggtatcaaggcggcattggggccgcagtgtacccggcatacccatacaggcggaatgaagccaggctgtgtaatatggggaccgacgacgacgccactgtgtacgctgccgagctacgtgctatcgagatggcattggaagtcatcaaagaaaggttcaatgatgacaacgaatggcgggactgtctggctaagagtggagtggtcatctttacagataaccaggcgacgctcagagccatccaaaacccacgaatgccatctggccag ggcctgcggaaagcgacaacatcagttttgatccaactccgcacaggtatcatcggacttgctgaatatctgtccaaaatcaagcgaagcgactcaccgcgctgtcaatgtgacctgggaaaccagagtgtgaagcatgtcttgctggagtgcccgcttctgaaggaactgcggtcggagatggtggaggaattgtttatggagggggtgtcgacaacgcttggagaacaagcaatgttgacagaagtgaaggcagcgccgatcgtggcgaagttcatgatcgcatcgggactcttgggacagtttcagtcagtggactcggtcgccatgggtaaggagcagggggaggaggattcaaaaccgaaaccaacccaagacactgcgaatgttggagaaacagggaacacatcacagtggccgggcgccaggtccgccgaggtcacctcacaccaacgcacatggagaacaacgcacgctgccgatgaagacgaagaagcatggcgccatgacccgaacctattcgtgttcgacctgccggagtga
- a CDS encoding Reverse transcriptase, putative: MAVAGGGRKPNSPPETEFSKAPPKKPRNHFSTMEELAQSAREVLNTMENDGRGEIYIINFVKSVEQYALNSLKGDKPQVQVMEKVQQALNRLDQRMDSIEKATTAIKATATTPSTQTSNSNDSAAFWARLQKWGQGTGSGPPPSLPTSNGSSSIGVSPAELREDREIIVKIRDSDTRETLRRRTPREIVEQAERTREQAARRKASAPLGGGCHFLAAKVLPSGDVKMTANSASGAELLRKHADGWLKSFGPAAHVRKPTWGVVARGIDTKTMLLTQESMAGMAKELVRQNSHSWGDTQVEILHLGWLVKPGKRREGSIIIEFTDPVVANQAITQGTLWQHQVHQTTRFCREGRSKLCLKCQKPGHVHSQCLNEYQCGHCAKQHPTWECAKQGDVEVKCANCGGGHRPTSDACEVRTAAKEGARLALANSPLFHRVPLHFRQRETTKGSTTTSQSQQGLDTPIHAPQQTAQRTTIYRAAPTSNRTVIASHPTENAPHPTENASHPTKEIRRMYTKVGVEKPQRRKEPSHVMRTRSRTSEDDDLPIIPEELAETASAVSQSARSLRSQNQETMQFMTDPEKQLQTSYKKRRMTAPADDMAEDYVMDEQPRTTRRYQLVRHKVAEIDEDAEEEFHDASEHSDDPGTDTNNTTTSQ, encoded by the coding sequence atggctgtcgccggtggtggaagaaaaccaaattcgccccctgaaacagagttttcaaaggcaccccccaagaaaccacggaaccactttagtaccatggaggagctcgctcagagtgctagagaggtgctgaacacaatggaaaatgacggaagaggtgagatatatattatcaactttgtgaaatccgtcgagcaatacgcactgaactccctgaagggggacaaaccgcaggttcaggtcatggaaaaggtgcaacaggcactcaaccgactcgaccagcgtatggatagcatcgaaaaagctacgacggcgatcaaagcaacagcaacgacaccgtccacacaaacaagcaattcgaacgactcggcagccttctgggcacggctccagaaatggggacaagggaccggctccggcccccccccatctctcccgacaagcaatggatcatcctcgatcggagtttcgccagctgagctccgcgaagatcgagagattatcgtcaagattcgtgacagcgacacccgcgaaaccctccgccggcggacaccaagggagatcgtcgagcaggctgagaggacacgggagcaagccgcccggaggaaagccagtgccccccttggtggtggctgccacttcttagcggcgaaggttctcccctctggggatgtgaagatgacggcgaatagcgcttccggtgcggagttgctacgaaagcatgctgacggctggttgaaatcattcggcccagcagcacatgttaggaagccgacatggggggtagtagcgcgcggtatcgatacgaagacgatgctgttgacacaggagtcgatggcggggatggcgaaggagctggtacgccaaaacagccactcatggggtgatacccaggttgaaatcctccaccttggctggctagtaaaacctggcaagcgtcgtgaaggctctatcatcattgaattcaccgacccggtggttgcaaaccaggcgatcacgcagggtacgctctggcagcaccaagtgcaccagactacccgcttctgccgagaaggccgttcgaaattatgcctgaaatgtcagaaaccaggacatgtacactcacagtgtctaaacgaataccagtgcggccactgtgcgaagcaacacccgacctgggagtgtgctaagcaaggggacgtcgaagtgaaatgcgccaattgtggcggaggccataggccaacgagcgacgcatgcgaagtaagaacagcagcgaaagaaggggcaagactagcactggctaacagccctctattccatcgtgtgccactccacttccggcaaagggagactacgaagggtagtaccactacctcccagtcccaacagggactcgataccccaatccacgcgccgcagcaaactgcacagcgcacgacgatatatcgggcagcacctacatcgaatcggacggtgatcgcatcgcatccgacagagaacgcacctcatccgacagagaacgcatcgcatccgacaaaagaaattcggaggatgtatacaaaggttggggtggagaagccccaacgaagaaaggagcccagccatgtgatgcgaactagatcgagaacgtcggaggatgacgatctacctatcataccagaggagctcgctgaaactgcctcagcagtaagccagtcggctcgctctttgaggtcacagaaccaagagactatgcagttcatgacagatccggagaaacagctccagacgtcatataagaagaggaggatgacagcaccagctgatgatatggcggaggactacgttatggatgaacaaccccgaacgactcggcgataccaactggtacgacacaaagttgctgaaatcgacgaagatgcggaagaggagttccatgatgcgtcggagcacagtgatgatccaggaacagacaccaacaacaccaccacatctcaatga
- a CDS encoding kinase-like protein: MPDSHLFEYTSGRWIYNDHLRQSERRQAFNVPELKRLAAVSVHRKEEDVSTFEKLAEGGFNRSFLVTMKDGFQLVARIPYPVTEPKFFVIASEVATMDFLRSQGIPVPKVFGYSARSDNAAGTEYIFMELVQGNNLGDIWFELSEKERINLVFQIVQMESRLLSLRFPAGGSLYYCEDLQDKSSWMDISSTLPTSKRHFCIGPDTTLGLWYGKRRDLPAGRGPYIDSLAALTAGAKKEIAYLTKFGRPLQPLQRLRREIYNYQAQSPLEHIASLEKYLQIAPYLIPQNNSAITRPVMRHPDLQPNNIFVSDKLEITGLIDWQHSVVLPLFLQCGIPNSLQNYGDEVSESLQIPCLPDNFNNLEEREQFEQAELLRRRQLHHFYAKALSPRQ, encoded by the exons ATGCCAGACTCTCATTTATTTGAATATACGTCCGGGAGATGGAT CTACAATGACCATCTACGGCAATCTGAAAGAAGACAGGCTTTCAACGTCCCTGAACTCAAGCGACTTGCAGCAGTATCAGTTCACCggaaggaagaagacgtcTCCACTTTCGAAAAGCTAGCTGAGGGGGGGTTCAATCGAAGTTTCCTTGTTACTATGAAAGATGGCTTCCAACTTGTTGCACGTATCCCTTACCCGGTCACCGAGCCAAAATTCTTCGTCATCGCGAGCGAAGTTGCCACGATGGATTTCCTCCGTTCTCAAGGTATACCTGTTCCGAAGGTCTTCGGGTACTCTGCCAGGTCGGACAACGCTGCGGGAACAGAATACATATTCATGGAGCTCGTACAGGGAAATAATTTAGGTGATATCTGGTTTGAATTATCGGAAAAAGAGAGGATAAATCTGGTGTTTCAAATTGTTCAGATGGAGTCTCGACTCCTTTCTCTACGTTTCCCAGCAGGTGGGAGCCTTTATTACTGCGAAGATTTGCAAGATAAATCCAGTTGGATGGACATTTCAAGCACTTTGCCGACTAGCAAACGTCATTTCTGCATTGGTCCTGATACAACACTTGGATTATGGTATGGCAAACGACGTGATTTGCCGGCTGGGCGTGGGCCAT ACATCGATTCTTTAGCGGCCCTGACTGCCGGTGCCAAGAAAGAGATCGCATACCTCACGAAGTTTGGGCGACCTCTGCAACCTCTTCAGCGTCTTCGTCGAGAGATCTACAACTACCAGGCACAGTCACCTCTTGAGCATATTGCGAGTCTGGAAAAATACCTGCAGATTGCGCCTTATCTTATACCACAGAATAATTCAGCCATCACCCGTCCTGTTATGCGCCATCCTGATCTCCAGCCTAACAACATATTCGTCTCTGATAAACTGGAAATCACTGGCCTGATTGATTGGCAACATAGCGTGGTTCTTCCACTTTTCCTGCAATGCGGAATTCCAAACAGTCTACAAAACTATGGTGACGAGGTCTCAGAATCATTGCAGATCCCATGTCTTCCAGACAACTTCAACAATTTGGAAGAAAGGGAGCAATTTGAACAAGCCGAACTTCTACGCAGGCGCCAACTCCACCACTTCTAT GCGAAGGCTCTTTCACCACGCCAGTGA
- a CDS encoding BTB/POZ fold: MDISSQPSGVLGALSRCQKSGEFTDLTFICEGESFNVHKVVVFSQSDVLHAACTGNFKEASSALFDLNEDSKIIVGKLVSFFYTENYSNTIQASRTEQPVSCSALHLHVRVFILPDKYIIKGLLALCVEKYQKRPQFLSDPIEFIESIPEVYALPPTAPRPLKEVVARFARINISNYLQENTVNMA, from the exons ATGGATATTTCCTCACAACCTTCGGGTGTCTTAGGAGCTCTTTCACG ATGTCAGAAGTCCGGCGAATTCACAGATCTGACATTTATCTGCGAGGGAGAAAGTTTCAACGTACACAAAGTAGTGGTTTTCTCTCAATCTGATGTACTTCATGCCGCCTGTACTGGCAATTTCAAG GAAGCGTCATCTGCTCTTTTTGACTTGAACGAAGATTCAAAAATCATAGTTGGAAAGCTAGTCAGCTTCTTTTACACGGAAAACTATAGCAACACAATCCAGGCCTCTAGAACAGAGCAGCCAGTGTCATGCTCTGCTCTTCACCTTCACGTCCGAGTCTTTATCTTGCCTGACAAATACATCATCAAGGGTCTACTCGCATTATGTGTTGAGAAGTATCAGAAGAGACCTCAGTTCTTATCCGATCCCATCGAATTCATTGAATCCATTCCGGAAGTATATGCTTTACCTCCTACAGCACCCAGACCCTTGAAAGAAGTCGTAGCGCGTTTTGCGCGGATCAATATTTCGAATTATCTCCAGGAGAATACTGTTAATATGGCCTAG
- a CDS encoding Tautomerase has protein sequence MDHSKKKSYLHSLTTNIPLLQQSINASCNALPRTLDAGAPPIIMPERPARTSSLFKEDKHDEENIMPVTRLASESMPIYHSLKNVDDSPLTKVKKLYYEDAFTARGSHNSPKDRTIHESVIVVELKTNIKVKDDVSKLLSDFAHFLAQVYQRPETSMLVTIDQNAHLLFGNISGSAYLLKITALSSLIGPLTNLRNTGIIQSTIQEMFDIGPDRGVVIYTPVSEDNLATNGMTTRSEIDRLERSDSSNSPSILKSISRSLSRRMKSSSGNSVPISLTSVMSPDVATPTSTSPVTFASGQLSPPKPHQTDAKKPIESPKGEPTQQISSVDEKCERSLKKRESLKSFVNRRLGELGEITTKKPFTVTKKKA, from the exons ATGGATCATTCTAAGAAGAAATCGTATTTGCATAGTTTGACCACCAACATTCCCCTACTGCAGCAGTCCATCAATGCATCGTGCAATGCTTTACCAAGAACCCTCGATGCCGGCGCACCACCGATTATCATGCCCGAGAGGCCAGCGAGAACTTCATCACTGTTCAAGGAAGACAAGCACGACGAAGAGAATATCATGCCTGTCACACGTCTTGCGTCGGAGAGCATGCCCATCTATCATTCCCTGAAAAATGTGGACGATTCGCCGTTAACAAAAGTGAAGAAGTTGTACTACGAAGACGCATTTACGGCCCGTGGATCACACAACTCCCCCAAGGACCGAACAATTCACGAATCTGTCATTGTTGTTGAGCTCAAGACCAACATCAAA GTAAAGGATGATGTATCCAAGTTACTATCGGATTTCGCCCACTTCCTTGCCCAGGTCTATCAGCGTCCGGAAACATCAATGCTAGTAACCATTGACCAGAATGCTCACCTGCTTTTCGGAAATATCTCTGGCTCGGCGTACCTGTTGAAGATCACGGCTCTCTCGAGTTTGATCGGACCGCTCACCAACCTCCGCAACACGGGTATAATCCAATCAACCATCCAAGAAATGTTTGACATTGGGCCCGACAGAGGCGTCGTGATATATACTCCAGTGAGCGAAGACAATCTTGCAACAAATGGGATGACCACTAGGAGTGAGATCGACCGCCTCGAACGAAGTGATTCTAGTAATAGTCCTTCGATCCTCAAGTCCATCTCACGATCCTTGAGTCGTCGTATGAAATCGAGTAGCGGAAATAGTGTTCCGATTTCCCTCACTTCCGTCATGAGTCCTGATGTCGCAACGCCTACTTCAACTTCGCCCGTCACGTTTGCCTCAGGTCAGCTTTCTCCGCCGAAGCCACACCAAACAGATGCAAAAAAGCCGATAGAGTCACCAAAAGGAGAGCCAACCCAGCAGATCTCTTCCGTGGATGAGAAATGCGAACGAAGCctaaagaaaagagagagccTGAAGAGTTTTGTCAACCGTCGTTTGGGCGAATTGGGCGAGATTACCACAAAGAAGCCATTCACAGTGACAAAGAAGAAGGCTTGA
- a CDS encoding Appr-1-p processing has translation MTSSFPVAVSFVQETPGDLFDAPNGAALIHACNCQGVWGAGIARAFRERYPTAYEIYRNHCLTYRSHPVTKMITDLRDEDPLPSLVVPGPLGTALLIPPQKSDFILHRRRHWIICLFTSEKYRMRVDSEDIIVNSTFAALQDLSRQLQVLPQQASETGNERPQSIYSSRFCTVSMCTTYPFEARNRRPRPIHMARPSEVEQD, from the exons ATGACATCGTCTTTCCCTGTTGCTGTTAGCTTTGTACAGGAGACCCCTGGTGATCTGTTTGATGCCCCCAATGGTGCTGCTCTGATCC ATGCGTGCAACTGTCAGGGTGTCTGGGGTGCAGGCATTGCCCGTGCATTTCGTGAGCGG TATCCCACTGCCTACGAGATCTATCGCAATCACTGCCTCACTTACCGTAGCCACCCAGTCACCAAGATGATCACCGACCTACGCGATGAGGACCCGCTGCCCTCTCTCGTTGTTCCCGGTCCCCTCGGCACCGCTCTCCTGATCCCACCCCAGAAGAGCGACTTTATATTACACCGCCGGCGCCATTGGATAATCTGTCTATTTACCTCGGAGAAGTATAGAATGCGTGTCGATTCGGAGGATATAATTGTCAATAGCACCTTTGCTGCCCTACAAGACCTGAGTAGACAGCTACAAGTTCTTCCCCAGCAGGCTTCGGAGACTGGTAATGAGCGACCACAGAGCATTTACTCCAGTCGCTTCTGCACTG TGTCAATGTGTACTACCTACCCCTTTGAGGCCAGAAACCGCCGCCCTCGCCCCATTCACATGGCGCGTCCCAGCGAGGTTGAACAGGACTGA
- a CDS encoding CENP-S complex, centromere protein X — translation MPGEPQPAQKRPRLPFKPPSRTTSAGSSSSAPKAKGKAKQTSTKASASTTVPKATRSKPTTQSKSITQSKSTGENKFTTQSKSTSIGKRPRSDSPAANANSASEPDSDSDSNGSSRSRSRSLSQEPDYILAEITTSTQTEDVTSSDPKIPSKLLTRLLHQHFQSEKTKVAKDANKVVAKYVDVFVREAIARAAFERAESDGNTGGRSLGDGFLEVEDLEKMAPQLTMDF, via the exons ATGCCCGGCGAACCTCAACCAGCTCAAAAGCGCCCGCGTCTCCCCTTCAAACCTCCTAGTCGCACGACTAGCGCGGGATCATCCAGCTCCGCGCCGAAGGCCAAAGGAAAAGCGAAACAAACCAGCACAAAAGCCTCCGCGTCCACAACCGTGCCCAAAGCAACAAGAAGCAAACCCACAACTCAAAGCAAGTCCATAACCCAGAGCAAATCCACAGGCGAAAACAAATTTACAACCCAAAGTAAATCTACCAGTATTGGGAAACGTCCCCGATCTGATTCTCCGGCAGCCAATGCCAATTCTGCCTCCGAACCCGATTCCGATTCCGACTCCAATGGATCGAGCCGCAGTCGCTCGCGCTCGCTCTCTCAAGAGCCGGACTATATCCTTGCTGAAATCACAACTTCAACCCAAACAGAAGATGTGACGTCCAGCGATCCAAAAATACCTTCAAAACTGCTCACACGCCTACTGCACCAGCATTTCCAGAGTGAGAAGACCAAGGTCGCGAAAGATGCCAATAAAGTTGTTGCAAAGTATGTTGATGTCTTTGTGAGGGAAGCCATCGCCCGAGCTGCTTTTGAGAGGGCTGAGTCGGACGGAAATACTGGGGGCAGAAGTCTTGGGGACGGGTTCCTCGAG GTTGAAGATCTTGAAAAAATGGCCCCACAGCTCACGATGGATTTCTAG
- a CDS encoding Oleate hydratase: MSQGNPLRVLVIVSHRSSQISKALSNPEALMPKAVRLLKASHLYITQEVHPATKLVAAQKWQTRVFFVFDICHTAYDAKLGHLPEQNKLPVAVVHLSKKNTAYVANAWLSKRVNRDIALFHNANGFEAVPPFVEDHTVGKPPEYMNPRDISLLQASCV, encoded by the coding sequence ATGTCCCAGGGAAACCCCCTCCGAGTCCTAGTCATCGTCTCGCACCGGAGTTCTCAGATTTCCAAAGCCCTAAGCAACCCAGAGGCCCTCATGCCAAAAGCTGTCCGCCTCCTCAAAGCAAGTCATCTCTATATCACACAAGAAGTTCACCCAGCAACAAAATTGGTGGCAGCTCAGAAGTGGCAAACACGGGTATTCTTTGTCTTCGACATCTGCCACACGGCATACGACGCCAAGCTCGGCCATCTGCCCGAGCAGAACAAGCTTCCTGTTGCTGTTGTTCATCTCAGCAAAAAGAACACGGCCTATGTGGCGAATGCGTGGTTGTCGAAGAGGGTTAACAGAGATATTGCACTTTTTCACAATGCCAATGGGTTTGAGGCTGTGCCGCCTTTTGTGGAGGATCATACCGTGGGCAAGCCACCTGAGTATATGAACCCGAGGGATATTTCACTCTTGCAGGCCTCTTGCGTTTGA